The sequence GGATTGGCCCAGGGCCAGAAATTTGCCAGGACATTGACTCCGGCCGGAATCGCTACTTTGCAGCATTCGGTACGGGCCAACGTGATCAATGAATTAGTCACGGCCGAGCGCGATTACGTGAAATTGCTCAGTGATTTGGTCGATGGCTACTTAAAACCGATGAAGAGCCGACCGGATTTGTTCTCCCATCAAAGAATCCAGTCCATCTTTGGCAATTTGGAGGCACtttatcaatttcaaaagagTTTTCTCGTCGACTTGGAACATTCGCTCAACTGGAACGCACTGGAAGACAGCGTGGTCGGCGGCTGCTTTTTGCAACACGTAATTTATTCAttcccttccttttttttataatggaaaatgtaaaaatttacaaacattaTGTCACAACCACAGATTCAGGAATTCGCCATCTATGCGACGTATTGCAACAACCAAGACCGCGCCGCTGCCGAAATGCAATTGTTGTGTGACGACATGCGCTACCTCCGCTTTTTTGAAGCGTGTCGGCTACTCCGGCGGATGATCCGACTTCCCCTGGAAGCTTTTCTACTTTCGCCCGTCCAAAAGATCTGCAAGTATCCGCTCCAACTGGCCGAATTGCTCAAACACACTCCGGTATGTAATAATTTATTCGTGAAAGTTTAATTTCAAACGACATTGAACTATAATCATTACTTTTTGCCAATTTTTTGAAGGACGAACACCCTGACCGACGCTTGGTGTCGCTAGCGCTCGATTCCATGCGCTCCGTGGCATATTTGGTCAACGAAAGTAAGCGACGTGCCGAAATGCAACAGTATCTGGTTCATTGGCAATCCGGAGTCGATCATTGGATGGTAAatcatgaatttaaaaaaaatttacctttaataatattcaaatttaatttttttgttattcaggGAAGTGATATTACCACATTCAATAGCCGCTTGGTTCATCAGGGcgaactttttaaaatatcgtcCAACGGATGGACCAGAGAAGTGACCTTGTTCCTATTCGACAAGGAGCTGGTCATCTGCAAGAAGGAGCTGATCAAACGCAGTTCGCTCGTCTACAAGGATCGTTTGACTGTCGAAGATATTGAAGTGCTGGAACCGCTGATGGCAGCCGTTGACGTCAGACCTCATTCATTCCAACTCCGGTCGTTCAGCAGGGCCAAAGCTTATTTACTGGCCTGTCGTTCGGCCCAGGACAAGAACCAATGGGTGTCGGCTATCCAACATCTCCAGCAACATCATTCATCGGATTGGCCCATTTTCCCGGCGCCGAATATGAACTTTGGCCGTCAGAAGATGTCCAGCAAAAGAAGTAAAGGTAAATAAACTATAGCCATCTATCGAGGGACAGTACGACTTttattattgtgtgtgtgcaattATCCGAAAAAGGAAGCTCGGTTGAACAGAGATaaactattttttcaatttgttcatagctgtaaaaaaatatatatacaagcGACGTAGGTGGGCTCCATGCCCGAGAGCTGATTACGTCGTTTATCTACTAAATTCttggttttattattttcatttagtcAAACAAAATCCGGCTCTTATTTTAACACTGGAGGAGGCTCACCTGACCCTGGAAGGTCGCGACCTACCTACAAAGCGAAAACCATAACATGTTGTAATCCCCCCATTTGATCCACATACACATatataaattaaatatataaataatgtATATGTAATCCCCCAATAATTGTAAATGTTCCATCCAAGAATAATTGAACCTTTCCCCCGATTTTTCCTCTAATCGTTTCCACATCGGCAAGTTGCAACTAGTCAACGTTTTGAGTACttcatcaaataaataaaataatttttccctcTTGTTATCAATATGGGTTctatatttttgtgtgtgttaggAACAGTATAAAAGAACCCGACAGAAATAATGGGCTCGGCGGAAGAAAATTACCCGTTGTTTTTGGTGTAGTAACTGAGAAAATGATGATAAAAAACCTACACATGTGATAGAGGTTTATTCGGTTTCCGTGCGATATGGTGTTGCGTCAAGTAAAAACTATCGGTGGAAAATGTAGAAGGAAATGGCGGTCTCTGCACCATGACGGCGGTGATtagaaaaacaacacacacaggcTATGGTGGTTTGTGCGTCGCGGATCACGGCCCAACACCTTGAGATaagattattttttataacGGAGAGACCAATGTTCAGATTTCATattatttcatgttttttgaCACTGCGACAATTATTGGGCTATAGCAGTAACAGGAGGTGTGAACGATAATGGGATATCGTGTAGCTaaactttatttaatttagttgAAATAAACGGCCGACTGGATGCGTATAGTTACGCATGGAATGATGTCTCCAGTTGACCACCGCCAGAAGTTTGCTCTAAAATATGTAACGGTTGATTGTGGTTACCCATCTCGTCCAGCAGCAAtagtctccccccccccctcctcctaaGTAGTCCCAAGTTGTTGAGTGGGTCCTAGACTTCCGGTTGGCTGGTAGATATGCGACAGCCCATCCGTCGTTAAGAGATGATGCCCGTCAACATTGCGTGTTTTGCATGATCCGCCAGCTGCCAGATAAGATTATGATTTTCTCTGTTTTCACAGGGGAACCCACCTGCTGGGAGATTCTAGACTGGTAACCCTATCCGCGTGAAAATATCACGAATGTGTGGATGACGTCGCCGAGATCAGACGGCGTCTCGTATATTTTATTCTACTCCGTCGTGGTATGCGGTGGTTTATGTAttactttttttagttttgtttttcccggtCATAAGTTGTGGTTGTTTTTCCTAAGACAACTCGGAATCCTTCCGTCTTTTCTTGTAGAACCACCGTTTTCCGATTCACAACTGTTCCGTGATCAATCTCTTCTTCGAGGCCGTAGAAAAGGAATAGACGGTTCGGTTGTTCTTTTTCGAATAGATATCAACTAGCGCCACCGCCAAGCCTTGGCAACACGAAACCGGACACACGAACTTTTTGGCATGTCATAAATTCCAATGATATTGCGCTTGAATTGCCAGAATAAAGTATCAGCTCTCGTGTCATGTATGATTCATTATTAATTTCATGAAAAgacaatagaaatgaaaatggaatcAATTATTACGTGGCTAATGCTAGGCTCACTAGTAATGGGGCAAATGGAAATTTCTAGAACTATTTTATTGAGAGGCGAAGCTTGGCGGAggaatttctaaaaatggcAATATATTTCCGTTAACTGATTTATATTAACGGAAActgtaaatgtaaattttttttttaatggaatttatttcgaaaaccatgtgcattttttttaaaaggaggaaaatagtatattaattattatatagTGTTGTAACCGGTGTGTGTATGTGAAAGATGATGAAAGAAAGGGAGAGAAACTCCCCCTTGGCCAGACAAAATGGCCGCCCAACCGGAAACCGGTGTATCCCTCTAGCGGGCTGTGTCAGCtgttaccccccccccccctttccctTCGCTATTATCACAGCCAGCGCGCGCGTTTCTATAGTAGTACCCTCCCTCTTGGCCACCCTCTATAACATAGCCCACCCCAATCACCGgctgcctctctctctctccacccgGCGTCTGGTTCGCAAAGCCTCCCAGCCATTTCCCCCCACTCTGCTAGTCTCTCCCGTCTCTTGACTGTACTCAGAGACGATTTTCGTTATCGAGACGGTTGCAgtgtgtttctctctctcactctttctcttcttcgtcCTGGCTGACACACACTGCAGCGGCACAGCAGCACAGTTAAAAAAGCTGAGTTTGTATCCACATTTGCCATCAGTCTCCCCGGTTTCGCTCGCACAAAACTAGGCCAGTTTTCTCATCAGTTTTTGCGACTTTGGCGTCGTGTCCACTTGAAATCCCTTCGCTCTTCAAACACATTTTGTCCATCCTTTCATCATGAGCTGGCAAGATTACGTCGACAAGCAGCTCCTGGCTTCGGGTTTCGTCAACCACGCCGCAATCATCGGCACCGACGGTTCATTGTGGGCCAAATCTGCAGCTTTCAATGTAACTATTTGAcagtcttttttgtctttactTTGTGTCAGTTTCGACTTTATTTTGGCATTCGTATTGTCGTGTGTAAGTGTGCCGAACTGGCGTTGAGGAGGGGCTGTGTGTCGTGCAATGTTAACCAAGAGACACGGCAGTCGCCATATATGGGCACGGTCTTGGCCAAATTTTTCTTGCCTTTTTCTCCTCTGCCAGACTACCTACTTGTCATttgggaaatttgaaatttcaatcgGCAGTTCAGACGATGAGTTTCAAGAGACACGAACGACATGATGACACGCCTTCCTCCCTATGCACGTACTCAAATGTGTCACCCTGCGTGCGTGAGTCAGTTGTGTAGGGGATCTCGACAGTCTTTTGGGCAACATCGGCGTTTGTGTGTGGGTGGAGATGCATAACATGCCATCCACACAACCTTTTGATTACTTCTCTGCATGTGTCCCATTTGCCATGTGATAAGTGACTCATCATTTTCCTATCTATTGTTTTCAGGTAACACCTTCTGAGCTGACCACCTTTGCAAACAACTACTCGTCTCCAGAATTTTTCCAGGCCAACGGCCTTACACTAGCTGGCATTAGGTTCATCTTTCTCTCAGGCACCGACAGGGTCTTGCGAGCCAAGAAGAACAAGAGTGGATTGCACTGCATGAAAACTGAGAAGGGTAAGTTTGAACACTTCTGATGCTTCCACAACCCTCCACCCCTCACATGCATGGCATTAACCATTGATTCTCTTTACAGCTATCGTGGTATCTATTTATGAGGAACCAACAACACCCCAGCAAGCTGCCAATGTAGTCGAAAAGCTGGGTGAATACCTCATGGGCCATGGATACTAGACAAGCAGAGGAAAGGGCCAGCACACAAAGGGAGCGGGGATAAGACCAGCCAGAAGTGAGAAAATCCGGACAAAATTTTGGATGCTTCAGACCAATCAATGGAGATCATTCAGCATCATCACCACTACTTcaatcttatttaaaaaaattaatttccacTCAGTTTGTTAGATGGAGTCCAAGATTGATTCTTTCCCTTTCTCTTAAgtggcattttttttatttttctcttttctttgcttttgtAGAGATGATACATTTGCCCATTCCTTTGCGTCACTTCCCAAtttgataaaagaaaaggagggagTGGGTGTCATTTTGTCTGCGGTCGATTATTTCTTCTGATTCGTTTGAAATTTGCGAGCTAGCCAAGAGTTGGGAAGATTTGGGAATGTCTGGGGTCCCGATGTGGCATAAGTGTCGCTCCTTTTTGTGTTTCAGATCGTTTTCCACCCAGTCGTATTCAAagcatgttttttttgtatttttttttctttatgttaaACTAAACAAATTACTCTCCCAGCCCTCCGtcttaattctttttcttccattggaaatttgatatttattttaattttctattctttgAAATTCCGGCACTAATAAGAGCTAAAACATTAATGTACTCCTATTTTCTAGTCTGGTCTCCAGCCTCAAAGCCATCTGATGGGATTTGTACTCGTCAGATTGGAAGGAAAAGtgtggaaaattgaaattccccGTCTCTCCTAGCTTCTgtcctttttctaatttttttctacttttattttattttttttgtcacgaaagaaaaaatttcgagCGTCTGGCTTGATCTATAAATCTGTGGTTATACCTCTCGTCCAGCCCAACGAAGAACAAAAGATACGAAAAGAAACCAGTATGAAAACGTCAgctgtaaatttttgtttttcaatcgcTGCGAGATCCAGTGGAAATTGAAACAGGATTTCCTTGAATATGATGAATGATTTATTACCATTGGggtattttttttggtgtgcTCAATACAGGTTCCAGACAGAACGCTTAATGTGCATGTGAACTCTTTTATCAGAAgggctagaagaagaagaaaaaacaaactcgtTTGTCTCGCCAtccgtctttattttttttccggggTAATCAGATATATTTTTGGATGGGCCGCTGTGGTTGTATACAGGCATGGCAAATGTCTGAAAGTTTAGTTTCAAATAGTAGCGACGACTCGATAAACTACTTCCACAACGTCACTCATGTCCTCACCACTCGACATTGAAAATTTCCAACCGGCTTTCCTCCCCCCTCGTCTAGCTTACATGTCACACCTTCCAACTGTTTGTTTAGATCGTTAGCTCTTCTTCCTGTTGGGTTCACTGATCTTCTTCAGCTGGAAAGCAACTTCTAGCGCCCCTCCCTcctttatctctctctctctctctacagctTCACGTGCCCGCCCAATCCCCCCTTTAtagctcctctttttttcacttattccAGCCATGGAATGCATCGTAACcgagacttctttttttttctttttttcttatattactAATGGGTCCTCTTGTACCATCTTCTTATTTTCGTCATCAAACTGTGCTCCCCTTTTGCaattaagaaataataaaagattcgCGCGcgcgtgtttgtgtgtgtatcagtatccaaactattttttcctttgctcTGccaatttgagaaaaaaaatccctcTTCTTCGGTGGCGGATTCTTCCTGTGGCAGAACCccaccgattttttttttcttccttgccctcttttcttattttttttatttttaatttttattattttcttgtttgtctCGGTTTCCTGTGGctgtaacaataaaaaaaaattccaccaTTTGCTGAAACATAAGCGATTCCAAACTGTATTCTTTTccgtttgttgtgtgtgtgctcctCGCCCTCTGTTTACTTGTGTGTGATACCATctggtgtgtatgtgtgtgtggccAGAATGTGGTAGagacgtgtgtgtgtcattCTCCGAAGGGTGATTTGCACataacctctatttttggagagaCTTACTAGTATACGAAACCTGggaaaaagcaaaaacaatATAGATCCATGTGTGGAAGTAGGTGAGCAGCAAGGCCAGAGTTGTGTTGCCCGGCTCGGACTTGAACTGCAGACAGCGTAAACATCTGTGACGCCTCCCAAGTGCGTTCACGTATAAGTGTGAGAGGGATTTAAAAACGAGGACGTCGTCCCGGCCAACGACCGCCGACCAGGTTCGTCTCGTTAGTTAACCAGGTATTtgctcccacacacacacaggggcACGCAGGGGTAAACAGTCGAATTCCCGATCGGTCTATACAACAACTGGCCACGAAACGACGGCTGTTGGATACCGCTAGAAGGCAGATTGTAttgaataccaaaaaaaagcaaaagttgAACAACATCCGAGGGAACACGAAATTTGGAAAACTGCACCACCAAACAGCAGTCGAAtcgtttcatttcaaatttttggatTTCTTCTGGTTCTTAGACGGCCTTCGTGGAGAAGTCGAACGGCTTCGAGAGCGGCGAGATCGTTTCGACGAGTCATCGCTTTTTGATCTTGACCTATAAAATGTAATCATCATCCATTTAGTAgtactagtagtagtagtaatggTAGTATTCGGTAAACGCTATAAAAGGACTCTGCACGCAGCAGTCCTTTTAATCACGAAATCTATCGACACGCTGCGGATGAATCATCATACCTCCGGGGGGTTCTTCGTAAAGTGTGACTCGGACTGGACGACCTCGATGATCTCGTTCGTTTTGATCGCGATGACCTAAAGGCAGCATAATTACACGGATGGCCAACAAATCATTCATTTGGGGTGGggtcaaatgtcaaatttgGGCGTGTTCAAATGTCAAACGAAGTTTCGACTTACTTTCTTGGCGATCTGGAACGAGACCTTGATCTGGAAATTGAACGTCGtctatctttttctttataacgTTCCCTGTCAGTTGCCTGTCGACCAGAACCACGATCTGATTTCTCGGTACTGTGAGGCGTGCGCCGTTCTCTAGATTCGCGATCTCGACCGTCAACTGTTTCTTGAGAACGATCCCGTTTTGACTGTAACACGAAATCAAAAAAGGGAACCAGTGATTAACATCGCCAATTTATACCAAGTATTAGATATAAAGAATCTATTCTTTTTAACCTTGCGTAAAAGATGTTCGCGGTATTGTTGAACTTGTTCTGAAACTGACATGCCCGGAATTTGATTATGTAGTCCGGCTTCGAGTTCATCTTGGTAGCGAACGACTTTCAGTTCAAGCTCTCGCAGTTTCCCACGTTGATCCTCATTCCTTCAGACAAAATTGGGAGTCGGTCAAGCAAAATGTATTGTAATTAACAGTTACTACCTAGAACCGGAGCTGTGTCGCGTTGCCTCTGGTGACGAGTCAAGGGGGGCACCGTCGAGATCTTCATCTGAAGCAGCTCCTCTTTGTTTAGTGCTCTCCAGATCCGCAAAGATGTCCTCATTATGTTTGGCtctactcttttttcttgacgGCTCATTTGACTCTGAATCGGGGTCGATATTGTCCCACTTGCTAGTGGCTACAACCGGCGCCGGTGTTTCCCATTTGGAAGTTGATGATGACTTAGTTTCACGTCTCCGGTCTCTTCGCACTACCGGTGAAGACGAGCTTTTTATCGGGACTCCGTCCAAATCTTCAGACACTAATaacatttataaaaattttaataggtgaattaattaattattataaaaatcaattttactaGGCACTCCATCAAAATCAGCGTCatatttgtttgatttcgtaACTGTAAATGAACGAGCTGGAGAACTAGTTTGGAGTTTGACTGCACTCCTCAAAAGAGCCGCACCGTCCAAAGGTAcacctgaaaaaagaaaaaattattaaattacttGTACTTCAAAAACTTGTATTTGAAATGTACCATCCAAATCTTCGGAATCACTGAGTGGAGCTCCGTCGATTGCTTCTGCATCGTCAAGTGGAATGCCGTCGACGTCTTCAACGTTGCCTGAAGTCCGTTGAGAAACATCTTGATCGGCctttaaagaaatcaaaataattaatgaaGTGTtggaaagatttaaaaatagaaaaaaaaaaacttacagaGACAAGGCCCAGAAAGACATTTTGCAAATGAATGAGGAATTCGGCGGGATAGACATTCCATTCTTCCCAAGCTCGAAAGCAGAGCATAACTCGTTGTCGAAAAGCTTCGGCTTTCAATCGGCTCTCGGTCGCCTCGTACGCTTGATGCATATAATTGACTATTTCCACCATGTGTGACTGGAATCCCGAACGGAAACTGGAAGCATTGACCGCCTTTGCAGACGAGTTGTAAAGGACGTCTGATaccaaaaaaaatcttcccaactgaaaaaaaaaacaagattaaATTAAGTAGGTTTCTTCCAACTTGGAAGTCACGACTTAAATTACCTTTTGAGGAATATAGGTTTTGACACTATTGAGTGACTCGGTAACGAAATCGATGATTTCCTCGTAAGCTTCGGCGTGCTCGATGCAAAAAATCATAGCTTCCGCTACTTTGGAtttttcaggagtcaattttCTCAACATCAATTCTAGTCGTTTCTTTTGACTATGGATTTGAACGTAAATTAGAATTGCTtaatgaattacaaaaaataattgtagtAAATACGATTTGCTGAGCGATCGTCGGCGACTCTCATCATCTTCCTCGTCGGACGAGAAAAGTTCGTCTGGCATGCCCTCAGAAAACGGGTTCATAGACGGGGGTTTCCAGATGGAACCgcctattaattttttaaaatgagcgCTGgataatttacaaaataaaaagaaattttacctTTAAACATGCGAAAGTCTTCTGTGGACCACACATTACCAGACTCGCCTTGTAGGATTGAGAACAATTTCCAGCGATAGTAAATGTGAGCTGGACTCCGGTTTTCAAATAGAAACCTGAttgcaaaagtaaaaaacaaataataattactaTCCAACAACATTTTTAGAAAAGACAATTTAGGTACCTGAATTGCTGGTTATCAATTTCCTTGTTCATCACCATGGCCTCAAGCATTGGGCCCTCTCGAACAACAGATTCGATCATTCGATGAATCAAACACAACAAATTTCTGTGTACACCAGTTCCAGAAAACCAAGTTCAACATACGTATGACACGCACAAATGTCAATCGTACAGATTTACGTGgtgataaaaatgaaaatgttaagATTAGCTACCgacttaaaaaattttgttcgaTGATGTAAAAGAAGTGGGTCAATTGAAAAagcaaaatttctttctttttttttggtcaagCATTCCGAGTGTTAGTTAAAAGTTTACAAAGGAATTAAATAAGACTTAAGGAATAGTCGCATtggaagaatgaaaagaacAATGTGTTGTTCCTTCGTGACAAAACGTGTATACTCCCTGGGGCTCGGAGGGAGCAGGGTAATGTCACACAGCCGCGCAGCTTCAAGGTATTATGAGGCTTGATCTTTGTTACATACCTGTCTGTAGGGATAACCACTTTGACAACAGCCCTGGATATAATCTGCGAGAGAAGCAGCAAACCCGGGTGAAACATCAACATATTTCCAAACACACAATAGTATGAGAGCAGTGAGACACGAACAACGGTCTTCACTAGCCAAACGAATGCAACgcatgaaaacaaatttttggcTGGGTTTCATCGCTTTCCGCCGAAGAACACGAATAGAAAAGATGAGACCTCCCAACGAAGCGACCGCACACAAAGCACTCGCTTCTTTTTATCCGCCGACCATGAGTAACAATGCCGGAACAGGCGGATAAAAAGTCTCGAGTCTTGTGTCAGTCATATTGCTGGGTTGATTGAAATAGCTTAGCCCATCCCCCAATACCTTGTTGAAGTTCTCCAACGCCTCGCCGTGTGTTGGGTAGGGTGTTCCGGGTGGCGGGATCTGTGACAAGGGaaatattaatttcaattatGTTTGAAAGAACATCTAAGGTACTGCATACCTGATCAATATCTTGTGGGGAGGGTATTGCATTAAAAGGCAAGCCGGTTGGTGGTGGAGGAAGCGTTTTTTCAAGTAATGCTGGCGGTATGTAAATCGGTCGAGCAGGAATTGGCAAGGCCTTCCCCCATCCGagtttcatttcaaaagaCAGAATATCTTTACctgttgaaaaataaacatttgatATAAATGCATCGATGCAAAAAACGGAATATAAACTGTCAAAccgtttaattttttcatcgcTCTCTCTGCGTCTTTTCGGCACATAAAGGCTACGAATCCGCAATTTCGATTCCTTGCTTTCTCTTCCTCAGTTCGAGGCCACATGATTTTTACGCTGGCTAAAGGTCCATATTTTCCAAATGTGTCCATCAATTGTTGTTCTGTCATCTGCAAGGGACATTCAATTTATGTTAATTAAGTTGATAAAAACatgatttatttaaaacttGCCTTAGGGTTGATATTGCCTAAATAAATGTTAGTGGTATTGGGATCTCCTACATCAAATGATCCTGTCTTTTcttctgaaacaaaaaaagtgtgACAAATTTGCTACAAAATGCAATTACAATTTACATACCTATCAAGATTGATCCAAGAGCAAGAGAGCTTTTGCTAGTACTTGGAGAACTCACATTGACAGGCTCAAAGCGACTTGGTTTCAAGTGAGCTTTAACTTTGTGTCGttcctctctttcttcttggatactgtaagaaaatttaattgtaacattattttttaaataagagaataaTCTAGTTTTACACTCTGAGTTCCTCTTTGAACATCTCAAGattgctctttttcttctcctttttttgtaaacttttatcttttgattCTTTAGATTCCTTAGATTCGTTTGCCTTGGATCTTGTGGAGAAAGATTCTGCTAAGCTCGCCAATTTAGATGTTGGTTTATACAATTTGCCTTTATCTTTAGCATCTTCCTCtgcaaatttaaatgaaaatattaagaaaaatggCTATATTACAGCATAAAATGTGTAATCTGTTACTTCTTTGACCAGCATCATAGGTACCCCGCTTTGACCCAAACTTTACTGACTTTGCTGGCATCTTCTTGAAATGTGGCTACAAACTCCTCAAATACCTAATGATAAATCCAATGAACAATAatattgaattatttgaagTTCAGCATCTCCAAACAAATGTTTATCAcctcagcagcagcttcaatttcttcgcgcTTCTTGATTTCTTCGAGTTCTTTACGAGACAGTCCTCTT is a genomic window of Daphnia pulicaria isolate SC F1-1A chromosome 2, SC_F0-13Bv2, whole genome shotgun sequence containing:
- the LOC124327475 gene encoding profilin-like yields the protein MSWQDYVDKQLLASGFVNHAAIIGTDGSLWAKSAAFNVTPSELTTFANNYSSPEFFQANGLTLAGIRFIFLSGTDRVLRAKKNKSGLHCMKTEKAIVVSIYEEPTTPQQAANVVEKLGEYLMGHGY
- the LOC124327474 gene encoding LOW QUALITY PROTEIN: U2 snRNP-associated SURP motif-containing protein-like (The sequence of the model RefSeq protein was modified relative to this genomic sequence to represent the inferred CDS: deleted 1 base in 1 codon), which codes for MAKRGLSRKELEEIKKREEIEAAAEVFEEFVATFQEDASKVSKVWVKAGTYDAGQRKEDAKDKGKLYKPTSKLASLAESFSTRSKANESKESKESKDKSLQKKEKKKSNLEMFKEELRVIQEEREERHKVKAHLKPSRFEPVNVSSPSTSKSSLALGSILIEEKTGSFDVGDPNTTNIYLGNINPKMTEQQLMDTFGKYGPLASVKIMWPRTEEEKARNRNCGFVAFMCRKDAERAMKKLNGKDILSFEMKLGWGKALPIPARPIYIPPALLEKTLPPPPTGLPFNAIPSPQDIDQIPPPGTPYPTHGEALENFNKIISRAVVKVVIPTDRNLLCLIHRMIESVVREGPMLEAMVMNKEIDNQQFRFLFENRSPAHIYYRWKLFSILQGESGNVWSTEDFRMFKGGSIWKPPSMNPFSEGMPDELFSSDEEDDESRRRSLSKSQKKRLELMLRKLTPEKSKVAEAMIFCIEHAEAYEEIIDFVTESLNSVKTYIPQKLGRFFLVSDVLYNSSAKAVNASSFRSGFQSHMVEIVNYMHQAYEATESRLKAEAFRQRVMLCFRAWEEWNVYPAEFLIHLQNVFLGLVSADQDVSQRTSGNVEDVDGIPLDDAEAIDGAPLSDSEDLDGVPLDGAALLRSAVKLQTSSPARSFTVTKSNKYDADFDGVPMSEDLDGVPIKSSSSPVVRRDRRRETKSSSTSKWETPAPVVATSKWDNIDPDSESNEPSRKKSRAKHNEDIFADLESTKQRGAASDEDLDGAPLDSSPEATRHSSGSRNEDQRGKLRELELKVVRYQDELEAGLHNQIPGMSVSEQVQQYREHLLRKSKRDRSQETVDGRDRESRERRTPHSTEKSDRGSGRQATDRERYKEKDRRRSISRSRSRSRSPRKSSRSKRTRSSRSSSPSHTLRRTPRRSRSKSDDSSKRSRRSRSRSTSPRRPSKNQKKSKNLK